DNA from Mycolicibacterium alvei:
CGCGGACCATTGGTGTTCCGCGTCGCCGAACGGATGTCGCTGATTTCCGATGCACTGTATCTGGAGGCCACGGCTGCCGATGCGCGTCACAGATCCGGAGGATCAAGCGACACAACACAATCGGGGGATACCGAGCGACCTCAGGTACCACCCCGGGACCAGGCCCAGGCGGTCGCTGAGTGGATCTACGACACCCGCGAGGGTGACAAGAATTCGGCGTTCCCGGGGTTGGCCTGGTTGAGTCAACCCGAGTCGTATTCCGACCGGGAATGGATTCTGGCGATTGCCGAGCAGTACCGGGAATTGGACCGCGCGGCGACGCGCAACTGAAGCCCGCGCGAGTGGGCTTCAGCGCGCGAAGGTGCCGGCCGAAACCGACGACTTATCCGTCGAGGTGTTCCCGGCGGCGCAGTTCATCGACCTTCTGCACCAGATCCTGCTGAGCTTCGTTGGACAGTCCGACGGTGCGGGCGGCGATCCGGCGGATTCCCTCGTCGCGCATGCTGGCGAGCCAGGGGGTAAGTCCCCTGGGGTGGTGGGGTTTCGGGCCTGAGGCTGACCCGGCCGGACTCTGTTCGGTGTGTCGTTGAGGGCTTTGGGGTGGGGCATCGCGTAGTGGTCATTGAGTTACCGACCAAAGTGACTCAAGCAAAGGACGCACCACGCGATGACCCAGGACCATTCTGCCTTGCTCGCCCAGCTCGATGCGCTCAAGTCCGCTGATGCCGGGGCGGTGTTCGCCGAGCTGATCCGCGCCGGGCTGCAGGCGTTGATCGAGGCCGAGGCCACCGAGGCGATCGGCGCCGGCCGCTACGAACGCAGCGGCGATCGCAGTACGCATCGCAACGGGCACCGTCCCAAGACGGTGTCGACCACCGCCGGGGATATCGAAGTCCAGATCCCCAAACTGCGGGCCGGATCGTTCTTCCCGTCGCTGCTCGAGCGGCGACGCCGTATCGACAAGGCCTTGCACGCGGTGATCATGGAGGCCTACGTGCACGGGGTGTCGACCCGCAACGTCGATGACCTCGTCGCAGCGCTCGGTGTCGGTTCGGGGTCTCGAAGTCGGAGGTCTCACGCATCTGCGCCGGCCTGACAAGGAGATCGAGGCCTTTCGCACCCGCAACCTGACCCACACCCAGTTCCCGTACGTCTTCTGCGACGCGACGTTCTGCAAGGTCCGTATCGGGGCTCATGTGGTATCCCACGCTTTGGTGGTGGCCACCGGGGTGTCCATCGACGGCACCCGCGAGGTGCTGGGCACCGCCGTTGGTGACAGCGAGTCCTTCGAGTTCTGGCGGGAGTTCCTGGCTTCCCTCAAGGCCCGCGGGTTGGCCGGGGTGCACCTGGTGATCTCCGATGCCCACGCCGGGCTCAAGGCCGCCGTCGCCCAGCAGTTCGCCGGATCCTCCTGGCAGCGGTGCCGGGTCCATTTCATGCGCAACCTGCACGGCGCGGTGGCCGCCAAACACGCCCGGCGGTGACCGCGGCGGTCAAGACCATCTTCGCCCACACCGACCCGCCGACGTCGCCGCCCAATGGGACCAGGTCGCCGACACGCTGTCGTCGAGCTTCCCGAAAGTGGCCACAATGATGGACGAAGCGAAAACTGACGTGCTGGCGTTCACGGCGTTCCCACGCGGACACTGGCAAAGATCTGGTCGAACAACCCCATCGAACGCCTCAACAAGGAGATCAAACGCCGCGCCGATGTCGTGGAAATCTTCCCCAACCCCGCAGCATTCCTGCGGTTGGCCACCGCCGTGGTCATCGAAGCCCACGACGAATGGCAAGTCACCCGCCGCTACCTATCCGAGGTCTCCATGGCTGAACTGCGCAAAGTCATCGCCGCCAAACACGCCGCCGCCCAAACAGAGACCGAACCGGTTCCCGAACAACGCCAAATCGCCTAGCATTCACCACGACTCGTTGATCACCACGCGTGAACCCACGCCGATCCGAAGTCCACCACCCCAAGGGGCACTATCGAGCCAGGTCAGTTCCTTGTCGAGCTTCTCGTAGTACTCATCGTCGGTGAAGTACGCCGGCTTGATCCGGAAGAAGTTGGCAAGTGCGGTCATGGTTGCCGCTGACGGATTGGTCCGGTTGCCCGAACGGAGCTGGGACAGGTACGGGGCCGACATGGTGACGCCCTCGGACTTCAGCGCTGCGATCACCTCGGCAGAGGTGTGGGGTCCCCGGCCGGGTGGATAAACCGTATCGAACAGGCGGTTTAGGCGGGCGGCGAACGTCTTGCTCATGGATTTGACCTCCACATGATCTTGAGCGGTACGAATAGGCGGCGTATTTGCTGACTATCGTAGCGAGTGTTGTGACGACAACCAAGTGCAAACGCCACAAAAGTTAAACGGGCTTTGCGTTTAGAGCGCTCCGGCTGCGGATGCAGCAGCCTTCGCCGTAGGGGGGTGGCGGGATTGTGCCGTCCGACAATGCAAAAGGTGACGCCTGCGTTGTATTGGAGGCGATGAGCTGCGGGCACAGGTGCGCTCGATTGTGAGTAACGTCTTGACCGGCAACTGAGACGGTGCCGTGACTAGCAGAATCAGGCATTTGCTAGGGTGCGGAATCCGGGTCGCGCAGGATGGCGCGCGACGCCGTCGTCGGAGTACGTTGGAACACGTTACAGGTGGGGCGGGGGAATGCCCGTCGACCCCCTCGACCGCGATAGCCAGACGGGCCTGGGTGGGATCTGACTCCGATTCCGGACGGCGACTACGGGGTGGAAACGGGTGGAGTCTTTCGGAGCCGCCGGACAATCGCCGGTACAAATGCAGCGACGGCGACGGTTGCGGCGGGCTGTCACGGCAATCTGGAGCCCACATCGGGTCGCCGATCTCGGCGATCCTGCTGAGACGCTGATGTCTGCGTCTGCGGACATGGCGACCTTTCGACACACCGCGATACCTGCCGCTTGCGCGGCTTACTTACATACGGTCGAAGGTGTCGCCCACCGCATCGCAGGCTGTCGGCCGGGCTCAAAGCCAGCGTGTCGACGCGACGATTGCGGGCTTCCGCCCTCCGCTGATCAAGAGCACACTAACCGTTGTCCGCCCGGTGCGCTAGGTTTCTTCCCCTTTTCCGGTAGCCGTATTCTCCGTGCCGGAGAGGGCGGCCGCTGCTGGTGCGCTCACGCCGCCAACAGCATCGCCAGGATCGCGGTGTCGGGATGACTGATCGGGTCGACGCCCACCCTGCTGACCATCGACGTGACGGTGCCGTCGGATTCGGCTTCCACCCAGGCCGCGCGGTGTTCCAATCCGAGATGTGGAAGTCCGGGCAGCAACACGCAGCCCGAAGCGGCGCCGGTGCATTCGGGAAGTGACGGAGTTGTCTCCGAGGGCGGATGCAGCATCAGTAGTGCCGGGGGTTGATGGTCGGCGAAATACCCGGGCGGAACCGCAGACTCGCCGACCACCGGTCCCTCTGCGATGACGATGCCGACCGTGCCGGGGCGGGGCGTCTCGGGCAATTCCTCGCGGACACCGAAAATGGTTGTGGTGGAGAGCAATCCAGGTAACGAGGCGACTCTGACGGTGACCATGAGCAGCTGCGCCCATTCTTTGGTGGAGTCGGGCCATCGGCCGAGCACCACGAACCCTTTGAGTGCACCGCCGGAATGGAAGGGGGCGATCTCTATGGCCCGGCCGGACCCCGTCGTATCCATATCGCCTCCGGGACATCGATGTTGGCTCGCCGGCTGGCCGGCAACTCCGACACGTCTGTGGGTCGATCAGTTCAGAATGCGGCAGCAGCGGGGGAGGTGCAAGGCGACACGGGGCTCCGACCCGATAACGAGTCGGCCAAGAAACGAGGGCGGGGCGTCACGCAGTGTGCGCGACGCCCCTTGATGAGAGATCAGAAACCGATCCAGCCCTCGAACTCGGATCGAGACCAGAGCTAGCCGAAGATCAGGCCGTTGGTCTTGGAGGTGGCCGCCGCGTAGCGGTTCTGCACGTCCTCCCAATTCACGACATTCCAGAACGCCTTGACATAGTCGGCCTTGACGTTCTTGTACTGCAGGTAGAAGGCGTGCTCCCACATGTCGACCTGCAGCAGCGGGATGATGCCCAGCGGCACGTTGGCCTGCTGGTCGTAGAGCTGGAAGGTCAGCAACCGGTCGCCGAGGCTGTCGTAGCCGAGCACGGCCCAACCTG
Protein-coding regions in this window:
- a CDS encoding peptidase, giving the protein MDTTGSGRAIEIAPFHSGGALKGFVVLGRWPDSTKEWAQLLMVTVRVASLPGLLSTTTIFGVREELPETPRPGTVGIVIAEGPVVGESAVPPGYFADHQPPALLMLHPPSETTPSLPECTGAASGCVLLPGLPHLGLEHRAAWVEAESDGTVTSMVSRVGVDPISHPDTAILAMLLAA